A window from Pseudomonas kribbensis encodes these proteins:
- a CDS encoding ABC transporter substrate-binding protein: MLRSLKFTALTLGLMGAASAMAAGPDLTVVSFGGANKAAQVKAFYAPWEAAGNGKIVAGEYNGEMAKVKAMVDTKSVSWDLVEVESPELSRGCDEDMFEQLDPALFGKTEDYVKGAIQPCGVGFFVWSTVLAYNADKLKTAPTSWADFWDTKKFPGKRGLRKGAKYTLEFALMADGVAPKDVYKELASKNGQDRAFKKLDELKPNIQWWEAGAQPPQYLASGDVVMSSAYNGRIAAVQKESNLKVVWNGGIYDFDAWAIPKGLDKARAEAAKKFIAFSVQPQQQKTYSENIAYGPANSQAVPLLDKAILKDMPTTPENIANQVQIDVSFWADNGEQLEQRFNAWAAK, translated from the coding sequence ATGTTGAGATCCCTGAAGTTCACAGCCCTGACCCTGGGCCTGATGGGTGCGGCAAGCGCAATGGCCGCCGGCCCGGATCTGACCGTGGTGTCGTTTGGCGGGGCGAACAAGGCGGCGCAAGTCAAAGCCTTCTACGCACCGTGGGAAGCGGCGGGCAACGGCAAGATCGTCGCCGGCGAGTACAACGGTGAGATGGCCAAGGTCAAAGCCATGGTCGATACCAAGAGCGTGTCCTGGGATCTGGTGGAGGTTGAATCGCCGGAACTGTCCCGTGGCTGCGATGAAGACATGTTCGAGCAGCTCGATCCGGCGCTGTTCGGCAAGACCGAAGACTACGTCAAAGGCGCGATCCAGCCGTGCGGCGTGGGCTTCTTCGTGTGGTCGACCGTGCTGGCTTACAACGCCGACAAGCTGAAAACCGCACCGACCAGCTGGGCGGATTTCTGGGACACCAAGAAATTCCCGGGCAAACGCGGCCTGCGCAAAGGCGCCAAGTACACCCTCGAATTCGCTCTGATGGCCGACGGCGTTGCGCCGAAAGACGTCTACAAGGAACTGGCCAGCAAGAACGGCCAGGACCGTGCGTTCAAGAAACTGGATGAGCTGAAACCGAACATCCAGTGGTGGGAAGCCGGCGCCCAGCCGCCGCAGTACCTCGCTTCCGGTGACGTGGTCATGAGCTCGGCCTACAACGGTCGGATCGCTGCCGTGCAGAAAGAATCCAACCTGAAAGTGGTGTGGAACGGCGGCATCTACGACTTCGACGCCTGGGCCATCCCGAAAGGCCTGGACAAGGCACGTGCCGAAGCGGCGAAGAAATTTATCGCGTTCTCGGTGCAGCCGCAGCAGCAGAAGACCTACTCGGAAAACATCGCCTACGGTCCGGCCAACTCCCAGGCCGTGCCTTTGCTGGACAAGGCGATCCTGAAAGACATGCCGACCACCCCGGAAAACATCGCCAACCAGGTGCAGATCGACGTCAGCTTCTGGGCTGACAACGGTGAGCAACTTGAGCAGCGTTTCAACGCCTGGGCTGCGAAGTAA